tttagtaataacaaagagcttcttcgagaagaaaaacagtaaatcaggaataaggacagccttacccgcaaataattcttcattcctccacttccagatttggtgacaagtaatagcaaagaggatggcaccgtgctccatgttggccagcaagttccccttggctccttgagagaaccagtccccttcagaaaaggccatgaaggaagggaggatgtgatgagggaggatcccttcccagatcttcttactatttgggcaatccctcaaggcatggcacaaggtttccacattgcctctgcatctactacaggcactagactcagtcaagtgccttctgtgcctatccgcattcgtaaggagcctgtctttgatacccagccaaaggaagctcctgatacggtaagggatcttgagggaccatatggacttccaaatctccaagggaggatcagccctattaggggtaaaagcttcataggccgatttacaagaataagtaccattattcgtcaaggcccaacaatgtctatccttatcctcctcttgattgctaatcttcactcctctaatgttaAGAAGGGTCTCCAGACTAAAGAAAGAGTCGAACTTTGATTAGCATATATATAGAGTTTGATTAGCAACTACTCAGCTTTAAATatcttataatttatatattataaatgaattatacatataaatatataataaaaatataatttatgtattaataaaGGAAATGATCTCACTTTCTATTAAGATGTAGCACTTCTTTGATGCAATTGTAATTAGGTTAATATATACGTTAAAAAATCTCATTACGATACCGCTTAATGCTAACTCCACCGTTGAATGACTTGTGATCGGAATCGTCATCACAAAAACATTCTTATGTTGAGACAATGACTGGTGCCATGTGTAGTATGGGAGTTGAACTTAAAGTTCTAATTGACCTAAGAGATGAAGGTCTCGCTTCAATTGATTTATTTGAGAATCCACTTGAAACAAATATCACAATTATGCATGAgcttgtggaggaacttggaaGAAATTTGATCGTCAAAGTTCTTGGTAGGAATGTGAGTTACACTATGCTACACAATTTTGCCCTAGAATTTTGGAAACCTGGCAGGAAAGTTGATATTATTGATTTAGGGCATGGCTAACATCCTGTTAAATTCGAACAACACCTTAGCTAGGTCGAGTAATGCCTTAATGTCCGTACATGGACTCCTAAATTTGTCCCATTTGATGCATCTATTAATACCACTGTGGTTTGGGTGAGATTCCCTGAGTTGAAACTTCAATATTATGAGGAATATTGCTTAATCTTGATTGGTAACTCCTTAGGTAAGGAAGTGAAggctgataaaaaaaatactactcGAGTATGTGTTGATTGCTCAATTTAAGGTTAACGACGAACATTgttgtattgagtatgaaggtctCCATGTTGCATGTACGAAATGTAGGAAGTATAGACACACAAAATATCTATGTTGCAATCATAATATCATCTATATCCTTATGTTGCCTAAGGACACCTTTGTGCATATATAAATGTGTAACATGTTGTTTCTAACTTGTTGGTATCAGAAGCCGGAGTCAAGAATTTGTTGCATGTGACTGAATCAGAGGAATATGGGCCATGGATGATCCTAAGGCAAAAATATACCAAGGAACAAAgcttctaataataataaagctaATAGTCTACTTTAGGGGCAGAAAGTCACTATGGAGGTGCTTTCCGGTTTCAACCATTCACGTTCTACTTTTGAAATTGATTCTAGTTCAAGGAAAAACCACAAGCAGAACCTTATTCATGTTGCAGCTTACAAAGGCAAATATAGGTCTAGTTTTCAATATAAACAAACCAATTCTTATCATCCTTTTATAGATTAAAGGggacacaaaaaaaaattccttcCCTGGAAGAGGATGATGGTGAACATTGAATGAAAGTTGATGCAATGATTGCTAAGGAATTTTCCTTTGAGGCTTGAGGTACATGAAGAAATAAAAGGAGCAGAGGTGATGACAAAATTTCTCAACCTTTGTCTAATATGGATATAAATGTTGTCTTTCATGGGTCAAAGAACGCAACTAGTAATGTTGTTGTCTCGAATTGATTTCCTTTCTCATGAAGATCATCTCATGGAAGTGATTTGGAGCCAGTGGTAATGAGTTTCACTGAGCTCTTCACCATTTATTATCTGTGAATGATGTTGATATTCTTGTTTTGCTTGGGACTCATCTTCTGACTAACATGGGTGAGGAGTTTGgtagaaattttaattttactcaTTTTGAAGCTATTGATATTGAAGGTTTTAGTGGTGGTATTTGGATTTTTTGGAAGGATGCTAGGGTTCAAGTGTCCATTCTTTTGACAACCAGGCAATTCTTTCATCTTGAAGTTATCATTATCggagattaatcggggattaatcagatttgtattgttgtattttttatttataaatcaataaaaattattatataaattcaattaaaaatatgtattatactatctaaaaaatGTATATTTGTAAAATATATCGTTAAAAATATGTAAACATCAATATTTCAACAACAAATATCATTGAATCaactcaaacaaataaaatataatgttcacaagtaatataattcaccaaaagttattacattaaagaagaaaggaaaatccTCACCCCACctggatgtgattcgaacccatgacctccctagtcataggtaatctctcaaccactagactaagagtttcaccacaaaattaatgaggttgtcaaGACTCGAACTCTCGACCGTTTGATGAGAGTACAGAAcacaattaaacaaaaatattcgaaaataataaacacaatgtTGAAGTAGAGGgactaaaattataatttatgaaggatgaaattgtaatttttgtaatttggaTGATAATAATTATGCACAAAAAAACTAGCACTCAACTCTTCTATTATTTCACTCACCCCTTATATCTCAAAATAACATCTACTTAAATAAGAATTCTAATGTCCATATtttggacaaataaaaaaaaacccatacATAACCCATACAATGACTTTGACCATTGCACCAATAATATCATTCACCCATACAATGACTTTGAACTAcccaattaattattattttcatgtctttattttattttatttttgattaattttttgttttattttattttgaccaaaattaagtttatatttttttaacacaCAATTCACGAATAACCATGCGATAAtgttcaaaaataaattataatgaagtaaaaaatttaataaaaaaatatttttttcattgTTGCTTAGGTGGGCCTGAGGCGGTCTAGACGGAGTCAAAACAGTTAAAAAACACATAggggacaaaaaaaaaagccaaGAGGGATTAATAGGAAAAAATCAGAGTGGATTCTCGATTTCGGACACCTAGGCGGCCTTGGTTTTGAATGGTAGTCACGTCATTACGCCTTGAAGAAGTATGAAGTGCTCCATCAATTTGCTAAACTAGGTAGGTAACTTGTCTTGTATTACTAGGTACAATTTCTGCATCATCAGATACAACTTTTGAATATTCTTTGGCAGCATATTGGTGTCTCACCGAGCGTGTCCAAGTATTTTTTCGCCTTTTTTGTTCTTGAAATATGAGTGTGCCAGAGATTTTATGAAAAAACTCCaaaatttattaattctaaCTTGTTGAACAAAATGATTGTTTTAAAAGTCAAAAGAATATAAAAACCTTAAATTCGCAATTAATTCTACAGAACGAGGTTAATTGAACAACAATACACTAAAATTAAACAAAGTTGAAATGGAAAGAACTTGGAAACTTGAAATTGAATTACAAAAAATTGTTCTAAAAGTAAACTTActagaaaataataatgaagaatttttgggaaaataaatacaattaacaAGCAAACTTGCTAAATAAACATTATAAATTTGAGATTTGAGTCTGGTTCTTTTGTGTTGTtatgtgtattttttttatgctaaatttttatttataccTTGGTTGTACATCCACAACTGTCTTTAACTCTCCTTCCTATGTTTGTATGAGTGCTCCATCACCAAAACTGTTCCAAGACTTCAACTGCCTCTCACTTTCCAATTTCACAAAACTAACTCCAAAAAaccaatttattataattaatcatttaattaactataaatcaattaattttaCAGAATTACACACTTAGACCAAATTTTTTGGCAATTTATCAATTTGGCCCCATTTTCACATATTGCAAAATTAGGCCAGAAAAAGTGTTTGAATACGAATTAGCCCTAATTAAAGGGTGTGACGAGAAGTGTTTACTGATATTGAACCGGATGAATGACTAATGGAGAGTAAATTATCttagaagttttcaaaatttgttaaataaaataaaatatcacagaaaataaatcaaaaatattaaaaacaaagtactaTAGTGTCTAGCCTTTGGTATCGTTATTTAGGATTATAATCCTCTATCTTTTGAGTTTTATATTATACTTCAAGCATCTCAATTTTCGAGATGAGTGAGAGCTTGATTGTCTAACGATTTTTATTTTACAGCTATATTTTGTGGCTTATTAGGTATAgtgaagtaaaaaaaaaaaaattatttacatagGCATGTGACAATGATTCAAATTGGAGTTCAATATATCAATGTATGTTTGTTccaaaaatagaaagaaaatgcATAGTGCTATAAATAATGCCCACAAGACATCTAGAAGCAAGGAGAaccttaaagaaaagaaaaagtttgaatGGGAAGATGTCCACATATTTTGCATTGTCCATAGGTATAGGGCGAGGAAAGAGAAAGgcaatgaaaatgaaaatgaaatgcTTGTAATTAATCTGGTTTTGTGTACGTAATCTGTCTGTTAATTAAAAAGATGAGGAAACTTTGTCCAAATATCGATAAAGAAGATGGACTTGAGACAGTTCTTGAGGTTCCAATACCAGAAGAAATGTTTACAAGTATGGGTAGCAATGTTACTTTACGTTGGCATAATATGCTTACTTGGATGAAAGCTCAAACTTCTGATAAATGGTCTCAACCTGTTATTGCTGGCCGTATTAATGAACTTCGTTTCCTTCTTTATTTGGTCGGATCTCCTCTTATTCCTCTTCAAGTTCAAGTTGGTCATTCTGTTTACAAGCCCGTCAAAGATTGTTCCATTGTAAGTCATTTCTATTCAAATTTCATGTTTTGATATGAggatttttattcaattttgtaTATGTGATTGCAGCAAGCTTCTACTGCAAAATATATAGTTCAGCAATACATAGCAGCAACAGGAGGACAACCAGCATTAAACGCAGTGCATAGCATGTGTGTAACAGGAGAAGTGAAGATAAGTGCATCAGAATTTCATCAAGGAGATCAAACAATAAATGTAAAAAGAACAGAAGAAGCAGGTGGATTCGTATTATGGCAAAAAGATCCTGATTTATGGATATTAGAGCTTGTTGTTTCAGGTTGCAAAGTCATTTGTGGAAGCAATGGCAAAATTTCTTGGAGGCATTCTTCTAATCAACCATCTCCTGTTTCTAAGGGTCCTCCTAGACCCTTAAGACGTTTTCTCCAGGTatctaaattaatatatatatattattacttATTATAACCTTCAAATTTGTTTCTCTAAAtaatttttctatatatataaaaatagggTTTGGACCCAAGATCGACAGCAAACTTATTTTTAGATGCAACCTGCATTGGAgagaaaataataaatgaaGAAGATTGCTTTATATTAAAGCTAGAGACATCATCAGCAATAAGAGAAGCACAAAGTGGGGCAAATTATGAGATAATACATCATACAATATGGGGTTATTTTAGTCAAAGATCAGGACTTCTTATTCAGTTTGAAGATTCAAGGTTATTAAGAACAAGAAGtaaagatgatgatgatataTTTTGGGAAACAAGCACTGAATCAGTTATGGAAGATTATAGATATGTTGATGGTATTAATATAGCACATAGTGGTAAAACTCGTGTCACTGTTTATAGATATGGAGAACAGTCTGCTAATCACAAGAGAAAAATGGAAGAGAAATGGAAAATTGAAGATGTTGATTTTAATGTCCAAGGTTTAACTGATGACCATTTTTTACCTCCTTCTGACATCATTTCTTAGATCTCCTTGTATTCATTTTTCAACATCATTTTCTCTCATCTTCTGTAAATTAGTAATACCCTTTATCACAATTCTTTTTTTTGTATGCCATTGAAATCAattaattgttcaattttttaatgGGGCAACCTGGTTTGCAATAatattgaaattgaatgtatTTTAGTTCTGAAAGTAAAATTAATAGTTGAGGGATTCTATGCTTTTTGTAATCAAAAATCTATTGGGGTAAAATATAATTGTTAGATATATAAATAATCctattatttagaaaaatcCTATTGTTTAGGAAATagattatttcctaaactacTTCTTGGGTATATCTGTTTCTTGGACACCAGGGTCTATCTTTTTGTCTCAAAAGAAATATGCTTCTAAAATAATTCACAAGACTGGACTCTCATCTTCCAATTCATGCGCTACATTTGTTGACACTAAACAAAAGCTTAGCCTTTCTTCGGGTTCTCCTTATCATGATCCATCAGAGTACTGGAGTCTTACCGGTGTCTTACAATATTTGACTCTCACTCGGCCGGATATCTCCTACGCAGTTCAGCAAGTCTGTTTGTTTATGCATGACCCCAGGAACCAGAACATGGCCGCCATCAAACGGATACTTCGATATGTTAAGGGGACTCTTGATTTTGGGCTTACACCTACATCTTCTATTGATTCTTTAGTCTCTTATACTGATGCTGATTGGGGCGGCTGTCCTGACACTCGGCGATCCACATCAGGCCattgtgtttttcttggtgATAATCTCATTTTTTGGTCAGCAAAACGTCAATCTACTCTCTCTCGCTCTAGTGCCGAAGCTGAGTATCGAGGGATAGCTAATGTTGTCTCTGAAACTTGCTGGATTCGAAATCTTTTCCTTGAGCTCCACTGTCAGATTCGGAAGTCCACCCTGGTTTACTGTGACAATGTAAGTGTTGTCTACCTCTCTGGTCATCCTGTTCAACATCAACGCACAAAACACATAGAGATGGATATTCATTTTGTGCGTGAAAAGGTTGCCAAAGGCGAAGTACGAGTTCTTCATGTTCCTTCCCGACATCAAATATCTGATATTTTCACCAAAGGTCTACCACAGATTCTTCAGATCTAGTCTCAACGTTCGACCTCCTCCCGCTTCGACTACGGGGtgtgttagatatgtaaataatCCTATTATTTAGGAAAATCCTATTGTTTAGGAAATAGATTATTTCCTTATTATTCCCTTGATTGTATGCTTAATTGTAGGCTTAATTGTGTATTGTGTTATGTATATAAACACTTCTTAATCAATGAAAACCTCAAGGGTtccaattataataataattttaattaacttcAATTATTAAGTATTAAATCACCCTAAAATTATCAAGGAATATTAAGAAAAGTATATATAATAGAGGGATTCGCGGCAAAGGAGGTGTAAAGTGATCAAATAGTTGCTATTTTTCAACATCACGTGGACTGACTGTAAAGATCTAGTTTTTTTTTAGGGGTGCaagtggtcggttaaccagtccattacggttaattcggtcggttaatcatttaatcggttttttaaaaacattaacTATACACTGgtccattaaattcggttaaccactaatcagttaaccaattatttcggtcggttaaccttttatttcggtttctaaccattagtaaataaaaataaaaataataaaagaattctaatttttattgttaggGAGACGGAGGCTCAATGacgagttgaagagattaactGCGGAGAGGGAGATGTACGTGCATTATGATCCTTCAGTTTTGATTCCGTTAAATTGTTGATTCCCTATATCAAATCTCTGTCTAAAAACGTGTTAAAGAACAATTAAACagataaaaaaaagcaaaataccCCTAATAAAACTTCTGGCTATAAAGTTTtggaaaacaagtaataaaattttatcattgttTCTACatccaaaaacataaaagaaaaaaagccGCATAAACTAAAATTAGAGAGACAGTAACAAATTAACTGAgagttatttacatattttcatcTTATTTGATATTAATATTTGATAGAAGGACTAAACCATTAAAGGTGAAAAAATTTAGAAACCTTATAATTAAATAGTGGATTGATTAATGAGTTATGAAAAACTAAAGGGACTAAATAATTGTTTaccatataaataaatttatttttatatttttttaatatttaattgagattcggtcggtttcggttaaccgcggtttttggaataaaaaactataaccgtaaccattaaccattatttttaaaattaaaaaccgtacactaaTCTATCGGTTTCAGTTaaccttattttttatttcggtttggtttttcggtttttcggatTTTTGTGTGCACCCCTAGTTTttttggatataaaatcatGAGGATCTTGTTATGCTAATGTCAGGATAGAAACCTAGGTAAGACTTGCACTAAGTACGGATGGGGTATGGCACTCTTAGTACGTTGCACTtgactttgtcaatatataactTATCATTTTGGTGGTGCATGAAGCATAAGTAATCATGTTGATGCTCCTAATTCAGACCTACACAACCCAATAACAATATAGATCTCTAGTTAGCACCACTCTTTAATGATTAAAACTATTGTGGGACGATGTTTGATGTCATACAGGTAATAAATTTATACTACGTGCCATGAATTTTTTACGCTTATGAAAACTTCTCTGGATACAAAAACAAACGAGAGCAAGCAATCCCAATTTATGAGAACAATATGATTTCTGCATTGCTTTACAAAAAGAATGTATAAACGAATCATAGAAGGTTTCTCCATTGGCTTCACTCTTTAATCTTACCATATGAAGAAAAACATTTCAATGAGTCAATAGTAGAAAGAGGGTTATTTGCCTCCCACTTTTAGAGCTATTTGTGTCTCGCTTTGTCGCGATATAAATAACTTGCATCAAACAAATGGGTAGCAAATGGGCAATGCAAGTGCATAAAATAATTGTGTCGATTTtcaatcaacaaaataaaattggtattttaaatGTGATTTATCGTATAGATTTTGGTAGTTTAAATATGGACTATTATACAAGCTGATGATAcattaaaaaattagaaaaataaaaatcattggCTAAAAAGGTAATTTGTCCACAAGCAAATTGTGATTGTGTGAAATTAGCCAAAAAGTGATGTGGGCATCTTAAGTAAAAGACCAAGGTAAGAGGGGACAAAGTCTCACACGACGTGTCCCATCAACAACACATCGTGTGAGCAAGAGAGCTGTCGGAGGAATTAAAAGGAAACACCCCCACACATCGTGTCACCAGGGGCACACGGTGTGTGGGATGCTTGAAAAGCCCCTGGAACTCTGATGTCTAATTCACACGACGTATGCTTATTCTCACGTGTCGTGTAACCTGTTTGAGGTGCATCCCAATAACTGCATCAAAGAACCTAGTGATCGGAGAACAAGAGCCACATGACGTGTCACAACACCCACATGTCGTGTGGAGTGACTTAACCTGCAATGAGAACAAGATGACAAGGCTGCCAGAATCAATGTTCACCTGCCAAAATCACTATTCACCCTTTAATTTATTgttgggtaaattccaaaaggACTGTGCATTATGCCGTTACAAGAATTACGGAAATGCTGGAAACGCCGTTTAACTTGgtgacgtggcaaagggtagACTCGTCCGAATTTATTGGGAGACCTATATAAGCTCCAGAAGCTTCTCTTCTTCCCCCAATTTTCTACTTCTTCTCAATTTCTTCCGCCAATCGAAAACCAAAATTCAAGATTCCTTCAAATCACAGTGAGTAATTAGCATAATCGCGATTCTCTTGAAGTTTAGAATGTAAACCCCATGATTTGGTTTTATAATTTAGCCTAATTCGCGTACAATTTACTAAACCCTAAAATCGTGAAGAGATGAGTTCGTCGAATTCGTCCAATTCTCAAATTTCATTGGGTCAATGGCATGAATCAAACTGCTTCTGTGGGATTAGAGCTTCAATCCGCCGAGCTTCAACAAAGTTAAATAATGGAAGGATGTTCGTTGGTTGTTCGAAATATCCTGATCGAACTGCTTATCGTTATTTTGAGTGGATTGATCCTGATGATTTAGAAGTTTGTCGTGCTCGTGTAGATGAACTCGAAATGGAGTTACGGTCTATTTCTGAGGGTAAGCGAAAGGTAGAGATGGAATTGTTGCAGGTGAAGGAAGAAAATGGAAGACTGAGAAAGGAACTGGTGCAGGAGAACGAAGAAAATAGAAGTTTGAAATCAGAAAATGGGTGTTTAAGGAAGAAATTAATTGTAATTGTGATTGTAGTGATAATTGGGTTGATTGTGATGCTGATTGGCAATGTAGATAATGATAGTAGGCTAGATGGCAGATTTGGGTTGCCTTAGTGGTAGGCAAACTACAATTTGTAGTTCTCAGTGTATTGCCATTTACCTGTTTGGGTAAATGTTTGTGTGAAAAAAGGTGTATTGAAAAGCAAATGATTGTCTTGTGTTAATTATTAGCCAAGTTCATTGGATTGTAACTTTGTGCAACTTATTGGATATTGTTAATTGTTAGTCAAGTTCTTTGTCCTCTAACgttgcaaaatttattagcttGTAATTTTGTGTTAATTGTTGCCTAAGTTCATGTAAAATGACTAGAAATGCTGGGTTCTTATCCTGCACATACACAAAATGACTATAAATGTTACTTGTGCACACTGAATATACCTAAAAATGTTAACAAGTTTATGTCACACATCTGTGTAAATAGCAAAGAAACTTAATTGCATATAATGCCAAACAAAAGGTCTTACATATCACATTTTGGAAATAACCTTAATTGTCACAAAGGTATTACATATACGGCATTGTAAAGGTACCTATAATGCCAAACAAAAGCTATACCATATAAGGTCATAACTTTTGATCACCCTACACAAAAAGTAGTGCACCATAAAGGTCACAATTCCCAAAATATACAAAATGGTAACAAAAAGTAGTGATCCAATCTGCCTATCAAACTTCTTAGTAATCTTCAACAGCTCCAGTGAAAAGGCCATGCCTCTTCGCTAAATCAGCAAGGTTTGCAGCTCTTCTTGG
The DNA window shown above is from Euphorbia lathyris chromosome 1, ddEupLath1.1, whole genome shotgun sequence and carries:
- the LOC136218532 gene encoding uncharacterized protein: MRKLCPNIDKEDGLETVLEVPIPEEMFTSMGSNVTLRWHNMLTWMKAQTSDKWSQPVIAGRINELRFLLYLVGSPLIPLQVQVGHSVYKPVKDCSIQASTAKYIVQQYIAATGGQPALNAVHSMCVTGEVKISASEFHQGDQTINVKRTEEAGGFVLWQKDPDLWILELVVSGCKVICGSNGKISWRHSSNQPSPVSKGPPRPLRRFLQGLDPRSTANLFLDATCIGEKIINEEDCFILKLETSSAIREAQSGANYEIIHHTIWGYFSQRSGLLIQFEDSRLLRTRSKDDDDIFWETSTESVMEDYRYVDGINIAHSGKTRVTVYRYGEQSANHKRKMEEKWKIEDVDFNVQGLTDDHFLPPSDIIS